Within the Marasmius oreades isolate 03SP1 chromosome 10, whole genome shotgun sequence genome, the region GCTGCTGCCCTTTCACCAAAGCCTCTGCATTTGATTCTGAGGCCGCGCACATTGTGCGCCATTCAAAAGGAGATGAGGTGAGTCACTATTCCACCCACACCTATCCTGTTCTCTAATTGCTTCTTGGCCAGTATATGTCGATTTTATGTCAGAAAAGAGGTGATGGTACCACCTTTGACATCGACGATCCCCGTAATGGCGTGTTGTTGTGTAAGACCATTCACGCCGCGACAGCGCAGGGGCGGATAGCCATTTATAAGAGTATGTGCACTCACCAGAAGGGTATTATATGCTAACCCAAAACCCTCCAGACGCCTATCACTATCCAAACTCGTCAGGGGACTGAGGTCACGATCCTTGACAGCTCTGTTCTCCATGATGACCCCGAAATTCGCCCTGATTGTGACATATACACCCTTCAGTACCTTCGTCAAAATGTCTTCGACCCCGCAACTCCGCCATACCGGCTCCTCCCTCGCGCACCAGTCAAAAAATCACCTCCAAATGATGCACCTCCTCAATTTCTGTTTACCGCTGTATATGCCGCGCACTGCTACCACGAATGGCACACTGCAGGCGATGATGCTGGTCAATTACTGAAAGATTGGGTAAAGGAGTATTATCCGCAAGGCAAAGTCAAACGAGCGGCCCCACCATCCATCTCACCCCCTAAGATCGGAGCCGATGTCAACATTTTTTCTGGTGATCTGACCCTGGAAGAGGTACATGAAGCCATAGATGCATtagacgaagacgaagcgCGTGTTGCAATCTTGTGTTTCATCTCATCCTTGAGCAAGTCCCAATGTTCTTCTGCCAAGGTTCCCTCTACCGATGTTCAACACGATGTGCTGAAATGGCTTGATGATGTTGTGCCTTGAGCTCTTCTTGTATCACTCTACGTGTTGATTCCTTCTGTTTGTTTTTGTTCCACTCGACTAGGCTTAAATTACACTTTGAAATAATTAAATGATAATATTACTGAGGTTTAGATGTGAAAAAATGAACAATACTCTCATGGCTCATTGCACGTTCCATCACGCACACAGACCTTCAAGCCACTACTTCAACACCCCCACAGACCTCCAATATCCACAATACTCCTCCACATGTCTCCTCTCAACTGCCGTACTCCTCACCATAGTTGGCGAATCCTTACGCGCACCGTTCGTATTCAGAATAACACTCCCCCCCGCCATCCTTACAAAATCACGTTGAATGAAATCCATAATCTTCAACGCAGCGTTCTGTGTCGGATCGCCACCGAACGAACGTACACGTTCGACCCATTCCGGGAACGGAATCACCGGCAGAGTACCAGTGGATGTCGACGGGTCGCCGTTATTATCCGACGGAATAAGTGCTTTAGACAGATGTTCGATAATTCCTTCCCATGACTGTCGGGAGGGATTCTCCAAATGATAAAAAGGCTGAAACCTTTGACAAAACAAAAGCTCGCAAATGACAACTGCCGCACGGTTTACTGGCATCCACGAAAGGGACTGTTAGAGGGTATGGTAAGCCatcaaatcaaaatcaaatcaaCACAAAACACACTAACCCCATCAATCACAGGTAACGCCCCAACTACTTGTGAACTCCTACACATCATCGGGAAATGCTCCGTCTCATTCCACGCACCCGAGCCCTCCGGTCCCGTCATTTGTCCAATCCTCACCGACGACGTACGAACCACCGATCCATACATCTCATTCGCCCCCTCCAACACCTTCTCACACACCCACTTCGCCTCGGGGTAGCCAAACCCATCGGTGGCTCGTGCGTCGAGCGCAGTTTCGGGTATATCTACCGCTCCAGGTTCTACCAAAAGCGGATAGTTCCCTACGACCGCGATGGAAGAGGCAAAGAGGATACGTTTGGGGTTCAGGGTCCCGAGGGTAGTGCTTTGGAGGCATAGTTTGACAAGGTTCAATATCGTTCTGATATGTGGTTCGAAGGAAGAGAGCGTGCGGTTGAAATCAACAGGCCAGGCATTATGTATGATGTGTGTTACTTCCAACAGCTGAAAGGAGTAGTCAATCGTTTGTTTTTGAATGTCgaaaggagaaagaaaaaaaagtccTCACCTGCGAATAATTCGTATCACTCAGCCCAAACTTATCCGCGCCAGTTCGACCTTGGAGAAAGATGACCTTTTCCCAATGTTCCGGACGTATAATCACACCCCGTTTCTTGAGAGCATAGATCTGGTGCGCCCTCGACCCACCCCGACGCGGCCGGTTCAAACAGAACAATTTGCGCACGGTGGGGTCCGCAGAAAGCTTCTCCAACAATAAACAGCCCAAACTCCCAGTGGATCCGGTAAGAAGAACGAACTTGCCTCGACCTTCACAACACTGGTTTCGTGTCACAGTTGCAAGGGCCTCGAAGGTCCTCAATTCCCGAATGCATTTATCAACCATAGCATGCATCTCCTCCACTCGCGCCTCTTCAGACGAGTCCTGTACACTATCAATGTTCACTATCGCATTGCAGAGTTTCGCAACAGACGAATGACGAAAACAGAAATCCGGCGGAAGCACAGAGGAGGTACCGGGGAGAGCAGATTGAATCATTCTCCGGAGGCGCGTAGCCTGCAAGCTATCCATTCCCATCTCGAAAAAGTCGAGTGAATCATTCACAGGATCCGAAAAGTCTACCGCGGAAGTCGTAGCACATACTCTTACCACGAGTTGCCGGATTGAATCTTGGAGgtcaccacctccaccgtcACCCACAGCGGCAGCGGTAGGTAAGGGGTCAACCTCTAACTGTTCCGCTGCTTCGTAACAGTCCTCAATCTCCTCTTGAAACGCTACAAAATTTTCCTTGCGGGCCAAGCTGCCTTTGTCCGTGCGTATGAGTGGTTTTTGGGCTGCAGTGGTGAAGATGACCATCTTCGACGCGACTTTCCCATGCCCGTCTGTAAGGGAATTACCTCGTTCAAGATAAGGTATGAAACTCTGCATGAAGGAGTTATCATTCGGATTGGTGGTACCATCAAGTAATTCGACGAGTAACCCGAGACCTGGGCGCCCGGAACCAAACGCTAACACATCCTTGACTTGCGGGTGTTCGGCAACCGCACGCTCTAAACTGGTCGGACGAACTTTTTCGCCAGTACAGAGAACAATGAGGTCGTCTGCTCGGCCCAGAATTCGCAGTTGGttatgtgctgaagggtTACGGATGAGGAGGTCCTGAACATGGAAGGGTTGGGACCAGCCTGGCGGATGACCTATGAGGCGACAAGAGGACGGGTCGATGGGAACAATCTCGAGGTTGAGATCGGTTCGAGGGATGAGGTAATGCCAGTCGTAGTTGGGTGGAGGATGTTGAATGAGGGCGATGGCACCGATCTCTGTAGCACCTAAGGGACTAGCGTTAGATTCGACCTAGAACTCCACGAAGAGACCTACCCCAATGATTTAGCAACTTGACACCTTTTGACACGAGTTGTTCGGCAACAAACTCTTTCATAGGGGCGCCACCTATTGCAATGAAGTTGAGGGATTTGAGTGTAGTGATTGCGTCAAGATCTGAACTGGTCAAGATGTCCTCGAGGACGGAGGGAACTGAGAGCATGGAATAGGCATTGTGAAGCCTGAGAGAAGCGAGTGTTGTAAGAGCCGTCGGTATGATAGATGCCGGGGGTAAGACAAAGGGAAGACCGATAGACAACGATAGACATGGTGCGAGAAGGCCAAaaccctaataataataatcatTGATTGGACTGCTAGAAAGCAATAGAGGGCTACTGACATGATACAAAGGCAGTGTGGAGACGTTGTATCCGAAAGGACTGGAGGGTTGTGAAAGATTGTGACAAGCGGCGTAGCCCAAGAGGTAGGCTGGAGCATGATATATGGGTTTCGGAAGGCCGGTCGTCCCTGTTGGGTGATGCGTTAGAGTAGGAGAAAGCTGAGATAGGGAGGGGGACTCACCGGAACTGTGCATGATGACAGCGCCAAGTTGGTGGCGAACTGTATGAAGGTACGGAGGAGGTATCGGTATTGTTGTGAGGTCATCACTGAGGAACGACTCGTATCCGGGAGCGAGTCGGAAATAAGTGTCAAGACCTTCGATGGACTGGACGGTGCGAGAGACTTGGGGGCTATAAAGAAgagaggaggtggaggtggaccTTAACAAGTGTGCGACGGCTAGGCTACTAAGTCGTGCAGACAGAAGTAGGACCTGAAAATGCACTCTGTATTTGATAAGAAGTCAAGTGGAGTGATGCTTACAGGAGTTCCAATGCGAAGGAGAGCAGCGATGTATATGAAAATCGATACGTCGCTACCAAGAAAGATACCAACTGGGGAAGGAGCTGCGGGTCCCTCGGTGACACCGCTGGCAACCAGCCATGCAGAACATCGCTCGACGGCTGCCTGGAGCTGGGCAAAGGTGATTTCGTGATAGCCTTCTCCAGCACGGATTTGCCGACAAAAGACGAGGTGCTGATTATGTTGCGCATTGAAGGCGATAAGTTCCGGAAGACCGTTGACGCCGTGAGGGAGGTCTGGTTCGTAACCGAGATTGAGATGAGGACGGATGAAATTCATGGGGGGACTGTAGGAGTATTCTTGTCTTTGCACCCATTTTCAATGAAACGACAACGGGTCTTGGTGGATGCAGCGATTGACGGGTTCTGGACTGCAGTGCCGATTAATATGGATGGGAAGGCCTGCGATTCGTCAGTTCGCCGCACGGGTAAGGTAGAAAATATCCAGACCCATCAAGCGAACAGTCAACGGGATACCTCGTCTCAGAGAATGATGGAGCAGTCTTCAGTAGAACGATCGTGACATTCTCACGTACCCACAAGCGGACAGATAGCCATggataataataatacacGCTGATGCTACGAAGCCGAACCGTCTTGCTGAGGTCCCAATAGTGAACTCAGCTATCATACCATGAGTGACGTTACACCAACAGTACTAGGACACACACACACCTGCTCAATCACATCCGTCGATTGAACTGCCTCCAGTGAGGTCTGTTCACCGCCTGCTGTCCCTTTCCTTCGCTTCCCTCCACCGCCACTCCCGCCCGTACCTTCATCCCGAGGAACGATGTCGATAAGAAAGTCAAACTGATCACATTTAGCTAGTGCCTTTGTTATATCCGACCGCGAAAGTGTTCGTCTCTTGTTAGAGTCCGCGTTGATGAACGCACGTGCTGTGATTTCTGATATGAAGACTGAGCTTGAAGGATGAATAGAGGGGCAAAGTCTTCAAGGGGAAGAACCATACTTTCACAGGCTTTGCAAAACAGGATTGGGGCGTCCGCTGCAATCATCTTCACATCTGGATCGCTCTTCATGACCTTTTTTATCCTCGCCAATGGCAGCGCAGGATGTCGATAGTCGGGTGTTTCTTGTTCTGCTTCATCAATTAAACGTTGCCAGAACGAGCGTAGAAAGTCATTAAGGGCATCTCCGGGCTGGACGTAGGGCGTCGGTGTTGGTTGCGAGTGGGACATGCTGGTTGTGAATCCATTATGTAATAGTCTGAGTTCCTTTGCTTTCTTCCCGCGACCGTGTATCTACTCGAGTACGGAATTTACTGAAATTCCCCATCAAAATTTCACGAACTGCCTTAATTACTGGACTTGAAATCCAATAGGGTAACGTCGCTGGGCGTCTTGACCGTCTCCTCTTGTCCTCTCACTACCACCTCATCGAAGGCCCACACAGGAAATTTCATTGCCGATCCGAGCTTGTTCGGTGTTCAGTTCTTCCGAATTTCTCCTCGTGAGGCAAAGAGCATAGATCCTCAACATTGTTGCACACCGCTTACGAGGCTCTCGGGAACGTGTGTTACTTCCCCGATACCGCCCCCACTTCCCAGAAAGTTACCTTCGGATGCCATATCGGAGTTAACATTCAGAACATTCGGGATGAAATAGACATCTACTACAGCCACCGGTATGGTTGTTCCCCCGAGCCCTCTGCTTTGGCGTGATTGATCCCTCAATAGGCACTCTTCGCGCTTTTCTGAACGACGTATAGTTGGAAACGGCACATCCGTCGTGATTGACACCGCTTGTTCCTCATCTATGGTTTCATTATACCAGGCGTGCCGAGCACTGTGGAATGGTGATTGCAATGCAGCGATTGCTGGAGGTGTCAATGTCATTACCAGTCCCGATGTAAGTGCCAAAAACAAGAATCAAGAGTACCCCACTCAACTCTCTTTGTATAGATGATGATCGGCCTAGACCGTGGGCACTTTTTTTGAGCCCAACCGGACTGATACATCAGCAGATGGATACTCACGCTCTGAGTAAGCGACATCCTGATGTCGCCGAACGGAGAAAACGACAACATTCTTGGTGTCATACGTGGTATCGAAGGGTACCAGTCAGGCAATGCTCACTCCATCACGCATCCACACGCGCCTACTCAAGTCAGATTATTCGAAAAACTGTCGGCATTGACAGTCATCGCGTCGACGTCATTGATCCCACAAGACATTTTGCATCGGTCACCCGAAATCAATCCCTTTCCATGTCACCTCCGTAAAGGCCATTATCGGCCTTCTCGAGACCGCCACCGGTGCCGTTGGCATGGCTAAGCTCCCTCATGATCATGCTTCGGCACAAGTCCATCCCGCCCATTGATTTTTTTCAAGAACCTCAAATCCCCCTAGATGCAGGTGACTTCGTCTAGTCTATTCCAGTGGGCACTGGGCACCTTCGGAGCTAGAGGTCGCGTGGCTTTCAATGCTGAATAAGTTTGGTGCGGCTAGGTCCTGTCCCTCTAGAAGAATATTCTTCGCCTCCTCGGGAAAGCGTTACTCCCACAACTGCGCTTGCGTTTTGTCTCTGTCAAGGAATCGCGTGCCCTGGTGTCATTCAGGCAAATCTCCTGAAAACGAGGATGTGGATCTTGTATCTAACCATGACCGCCCCCGCCAGATCTATTCTTCTCGGCTGGCTGGCTAGCAGTCACTGCGTTCACCCGTCGCGAGTTGACGGATAAGTTGGAACAGGCGGTTCCGGCTCATCAGCAGATTGACGTGGACGTTTGTTTCTTCTGGACAAGGAGGGCAGTACCCCGGGATGGCTTCTTCGTATGGGGTATGACGATATTTCATCTATCATTTCACCGCCTCGGATTGAAAGTACCGATGAATTTGAGGTTCATTAAACTGCGGTGTTTTCTTTGGAGTATTCGCTGGCATGTCAAACCCAAAGCGTTTATGGGACAGAGGTAAGCACGCAGCTTTGATCATTACTGGTGTTCTGAGTCTCTGAAGCGCTCTATTCATATACATATAGTTGCATCTCGTTGCATCTTGGGTGAGAATCATGCCATGGATTGATAACCGTTCATCTTGATCCTCCCGAGATCGCTGAAGTCCTTGCGTCATCAACGGACCTCAACGGACTTCAGCGGACTTCAACGGGTTGAGCATCGCCTGCTTTAATAGTGTGAGTGTGTCGGATTGCGTCGTTGTTGGCCCGAATGACCAACTAGAAGCAGAGAAATGCGTTTGCACGAATACGATATTATATGTTCCGTTTGGCCATCATTCACCCGCtatgaaacctgtagagaccATCAGACTTGGTTCTCACAACCATTCCCATCGTCTCCAGTGTGTTTGGCATCTTGGCGGAGCGAGGAGATTCGGCTATTACTACTCCCGCCACTGTTTAACCTCAGAAGCTTTTGCAATCCTCTGCGCCCATCCAACGACTTCACCACGATGAAAGTATGTCCAGCTCTACCCAAGAACGTGCGCCTACCTGCGTTCTTGAGGCAAAAACAAGATCCCTGGACTGTCCTGTCCTCCTCATTGTATTCTCCTTTTTTGGAGACTTCGCGATGTCTACAATCATTTGGGACATGTCATTTGTGTTGAACCTTCCATCATATCCCTTCACTCCATTCAAGCAATCAGGTTGCTTCCGGCTCTCATGAGAGAGAATTTGACAGACCGAGAGCGACTAGAAGAAAGCAGCGAACATGATGGAATGGCAGAGCTTTGTTCGGGTGGGAATGATACAAATGACGGCCTCCCGAGTCGTGTTCGGCAATGCTTTTCAATTTGAACAGATCGGGGTCTTCGGACACTCCTGTACGCGCCGAGTTTTGCATCGTCTCGCTTTTCGAGATGACAGTCGTAAGTGCCTATTTTATCATATGTTCCTATGATATCTGAAATTTCCTATCTCCTATAGCTTTTTGAACAAACATTAATTTATATCCGAAACTTGGAAAACAATCTCTCCCTCATCTTGCCATCAGGGATATTGCTATCGAAGCTGGAAATGGGGATTTCGGTGCGGTGGAGCTTGTGCCAACGATATTACTTGAAGTATAAATCCATGGTACAAATGTCGTGTTGTCGTCAGCCGAAGGAGATGTTTCGATACATGGAAAAACCCGTTCCAGGGGTTATCAAAATCGTGGAGACCCCAGTAAAACCAAGGGAACGATCGATATAATGCGTCTCGGATGGATAGAGATTGAGGCTGAGAGCTTCGGGGATAGGTCCGTCGTGTGTATACGACAACTGTCCGACAAGACAGACACGGTCTGCTGCAGCGCCCTGAGCTGACTTCAGGGCAGCTCGATGGAAGCGATGAGTGAGAAGGATGTCCCTCTGAAAGTCCCAAAATGAGTTTTTTCAGAGGTGCATCATTCATGGTTCCCAAGAGGTACCCTCGGACATGCGTTTCCCCCCTCTTGAGCTAGGTTCTGAGCGGAACACCTCTATAGGAAACCACCGTTTAATCGAGAACATCTCAAACCGCCCCGCAAAGATTCATTTCGCTCAATCGCGCGAAAAACACGCTCACGAATCTGAAGACCCGTTACACCTTACAAGTTCTCCAGCTATCGCAGATACCAAACTCCCACCAGGATACGGACCGTATTTTTATTGGAGGACAATGAGTTTGAGATGGACGGGGACCAACTCGCTGATTGTCCGAGTTGATGATTACATTTCTCTCATTGGTGACTGAATACATAGATAACAGATATTTGAATCCCTAGCCTATGGTCCAAAAAGAACACGTCAAGGAACAAATACACCCACAATCGGACTTAACCAACTCTCATAATCCGACTCATTCTCGCGATCACCAGTGACTCTTAAAGCTCGGAGAAGTAACCGATAGCTGCCATTAGGAATAGTCGCCCCATTGGCGAACGTTGGTGTATTGATAGGAAATTGGTAGGCAATATTGTCATCGGGGTTCTGTAAATCACAACACCAAATCTTTCAATACAGTCAAAGATTGAATAAATCGGGGTAAGACATACCTCGTTATTACGAGCAATAAAGTCAAATTCGAACAAGGGGCCTAGACTGGACTCTTTATCGAAGGAAGTTCCTCCAGAATGTTTGCCAGGGAACGTAAAGGCAGGTTCTCCCAACGAAGCTCGCTTGTTGAGGGTTGTGTTAATATTGGTATTGGAGTCGACTAAATCGGTTCGTAAAACAGGTGTTCCAAAGGTAAGTCTGAAGGTGCAGTACGGTCATTCAGTATAAAGGGCCCCCAGCGGGAAACGACTATGAAGACCCGCACCGTAAGAAAACTGACGGAAAATCCCCAGAGGCTGCATCGAACGTATAATTCGTCGGTACTTCCTGAACATCACCGTTGGCATCGAGAACGACAGGCAGTTTCACTCCGAAGAACACGTCAGTGTTATCGACGACTTGTTTGTCTTTCAAAGATGCCGCGAGCCCGATATATGACACATGGAGCGGAGGTTCTCCTCTGACCGAAATTTGAATGTACCCAGAGAAAACAGGGAAAGTGGTGGAATCCACGTTTGGAGGTGGTGTAAACGTAGCTGTCACAGTCTTGCTTTGGCCCGGGCGCAACATGAATGTCGTATCACTCAGGGCGACCTTGGCGAAGTTGTTCGATAGAGGAACAGGTCCATCAGCGGGGAAGATCGTTCCCTAAAGGTGATGTGAGGGTCAAAACCACCGACAACTTCGCGAAATCAGAAAACCACGTACTGGGGTCACGGTGACAGCTGTCCCAGCTGGGATGTGGGTAAGCCTGAACGTCTTTTGTGAAGAGTCTGTATTGCGGACTGTGAATGTTTGCCTAACATTTCGAGGTCATTGAGGACCACCGGACCAGTAGCACGGAACTTACACTCCACGGAAATGTGCCGTATCGTTAAGAATGAGTTCACCGGGCGATACGAGGGTTGTAGTATGCGCTGCGTTGAACACATTGACGAGCCCTGCTCCTTGCTGAGTGACCGTTTGCAGTAAAGCGTCCTCTGTGTGGTTCGAAGGGACGACAGCAGCGGTTGTTTCCAGGAGAGTTCGTATACTGCGGGCAACGTCGTTTGATTTTCCTTTCACTTGGAGCAACAATGCGGCACTTCCTGCAACGAAGGGAGTCGCCATACTATGCCCACGTTCAATGCTATAAGTTTGGCTAGCAGCAATTCGTAGTAAAGGCACACCTTGTCCCTGATTCGACACCATACGACCCCAACGGTATGGGTAGCGTCGAAAGACTACAAGAAGAAGGATACGTGGTGAGCTAAAATTCGCATTTATTTCCCGAAGAAAAATCACGAACATGTTTCCCCCCGGTGCAGCAACTGCcggcttgaagaagaagtcgTTTGTGGGACCATAACTAGATAAGTAAAATTACTTTGGCATTCAATGTGTTTGGAATATAAGAATGGACGACGAACCTCGTGAATGAGGAAATAAGTCCTCCTGCCGGATCCGGGAACTGTATCAATCCTCCAGTTTGAGGGAAAGTTATCGTTATCGGTACGCCCGCAGCAAATTGCTCGACAAGCTGGTTACTGAAATAAATGTCCTCATTCAACGGAGGGATTGGATGATGTACTCACGAATTCTCCGTCTGCAGCTTGAATTAATGTGGCGTTAAAGTCCCCGACGTCAATTGAAGCAAAACCGCTCCCGTTGCTTTGGAAGAATTCAAATATCAGAGTAGGTCTGGAGGTTCAAATACAGCACGCAACTCGTAGATGAATGTTAATCTTCCCCCCTTGGCTGCAATATTCGTCAACTTCTGCACCTATTGATCAGATCAGCGATCCATTAATGAGAATATCAAATGGGACGGAAATCCTTTACAAAGGAACATGTGCCTCTGCGCACAACCTATATATTCAAAACCAATTAGTCGTTGAACCGTGGCTGAGGTAACAAAGATACTGACGACCAGGAACGAGGAGAGGTCAGGAGTGGAGTCTGGAAGTGGATCGCATGCATCGTCAACCGCAGTGGTGTCATTCGAAGTAGCGAAAATAGGGATCGGATTCGTTACTGGGAATGGGAACAGTTCGAAGTATGGTATCGGATCATGGGTTGCGCCGTGAACTGTTGCAGTTTGTATGGATATAACCGTGCTGAATTAACAAGTTTTAGTCAAGGATTGAAGGTTAAGGAAAAGTCTTCTTACTTATCCAAACTGGCCACGGAAATGACACCGATTCCATTTCCAGGACCGGAGGAATACCAAGATCCCGAGTCTCCCTTGAAGTGACCGTGAGTACGTGGGTCTATTCAAACAAGAAACATCACACGCGCACGTCATTTCCAGCTGCTATCGTGATGACCTTTCCAGAATCTGCGATCCTGCTTGCAACAACCGAAGAACTTGACTCGGTCCAGCCGTCAGGTCCGCCAAGCGACAATGTCATGATGTCTTGTCCATCTTTCACGCCTAGTAGTAGAGCGTCGATAATCACTGGAAAGTAAAAACCGTTATATATTAGCTCTGATGAAAAGCCACAGGGTCCCTTGGTACGCGGCTCACCCGCGTCAGTAGTGCTACCCTCACACCCAAAGATGCGATAAGCCGAGAGAGAAGCTGAGTAGGCCACCCCACTAATATTG harbors:
- a CDS encoding uncharacterized protein (MEROPS:MER0047718; antiSMASH:Cluster_10.3), which gives rise to MVRSTTMGLVHFFVVLLFLSATGVQAVVSIKDAKKNATLPFVKNRYIVEVDSISGSGFQPETAHKRFYESLKSRDVTFDVNKEFNSPGIFVGVSLTLKNSDDASKLTTIPGVKAIRPLRMFSRPRPIAGHVVSSPKDFAFPPDSESTHVLTGIIGADPLKNPFNISGVAYSASLSAYRIFGCEGSTTDAVIIDALLLGVKDGQDIMTLSLGGPDGWTESSSSVVASRIADSGKVITIAAGNDGDSGSWYSSGPGNGIGVISVASLDNTVISIQTATVHGATHDPIPYFELFPFPVTNPIPIFATSNDTTAVDDACDPLPDSTPDLSSFLVVVRRGTCSFVQKLTNIAAKGGRLTFIYDNGSGFASIDVGDFNATLIQAADGEFLVEQFAAGVPITITFPQTGGLIQFPDPAGGLISSFTSYGPTNDFFFKPAVAAPGGNILSTLPIPLGSYGVESGTSMATPFVAGSAALLLQVKGKSNDVARSIRTLLETTAAVVPSNHTEDALLQTVTQQGAGLVNVFNAAHTTTLVSPGELILNDTAHFRGVQTFTVRNTDSSQKTFRLTHIPAGTAVTVTPGTIFPADGPVPLSNNFAKVALSDTTFMLRPGQSKTVTATFTPPPNVDSTTFPVFSGYIQISVRGEPPLHVSYIGLAASLKDKQVVDNTDVFFGVKLPVVLDANGDVQEVPTNYTFDAASGDFPSVFLRLTFGTPVLRTDLVDSNTNINTTLNKRASLGEPAFTFPGKHSGGTSFDKESSLGPLFEFDFIARNNENPDDNIAYQFPINTPTFANGATIPNGSYRLLLRALRVTGDRENESDYESWLSPIVGVFVP
- a CDS encoding uncharacterized protein (antiSMASH:Cluster_10.3) — protein: MSHSQPTPTPYVQPGDALNDFLRSFWQRLIDEAEQETPDYRHPALPLARIKKVMKSDPDVKMIAADAPILFCKACEIFISEITARAFINADSNKRRTLSRSDITKALAKCDQFDFLIDIVPRDEGTGGSGGGGKRRKGTAGGEQTSLEAVQSTDVIEQLSSLLGPQQDGSAS
- a CDS encoding uncharacterized protein (antiSMASH:Cluster_10.3), coding for MSHWVYFPTPPLPPAIYGNPVTKDDLVYVKLYFTILIGRRSVQVGNHDQPLLSIPKWQLHSFKLRDDNWIPFISFVCFAMTNSQGNLYRHQDPNQTPLTDADAPSLRSSQEVILHYECTTPSSFVDTEIDEPSTATESEHRSPTFRDEVQARDGCCPFTKASAFDSEAAHIVRHSKGDETPITIQTRQGTEVTILDSSVLHDDPEIRPDCDIYTLQYLRQNVFDPATPPYRLLPRAPVKKSPPNDAPPQFLFTAVYAAHCYHEWHTAGDDAGQLLKDWVKEYYPQGKVKRAAPPSISPPKIGADVNIFSGDLTLEEVHEAIDALDEDEARVAILCFISSLSKSQCSSAKVPSTDVQHDVLKWLDDVVP
- a CDS encoding putative NRPS-like protein biosynthetic cluster (antiSMASH:Cluster_10.3); the protein is MNFIRPHLNLGYEPDLPHGVNGLPELIAFNAQHNQHLVFCRQIRAGEGYHEITFAQLQAAVERCSAWLVASGVTEGPAAPSPVGIFLGSDVSIFIYIAALLRIGTPVLLLSARLSSLAVAHLLRSTSTSSLLYSPQVSRTVQSIEGLDTYFRLAPGYESFLSDDLTTIPIPPPYLHTVRHQLGAVIMHSSGTTGLPKPIYHAPAYLLGYAACHNLSQPSSPFGYNVSTLPLYHGFGLLAPCLSLSIGLPFVLPPASIIPTALTTLASLRLHNAYSMLSVPSVLEDILTSSDLDAITTLKSLNFIAIGGAPMKEFVAEQLVSKGVKLLNHWGATEIGAIALIQHPPPNYDWHYLIPRTDLNLEIVPIDPSSCRLIGHPPGWSQPFHVQDLLIRNPSAHNQLRILGRADDLIVLCTGEKVRPTSLERAVAEHPQVKDVLAFGSGRPGLGLLVELLDGTTNPNDNSFMQSFIPYLERGNSLTDGHGKVASKMVIFTTAAQKPLIRTDKGSLARKENFVAFQEEIEDCYEAAEQLEVDPLPTAAAVGDGGGGDLQDSIRQLVVRVCATTSAVDFSDPVNDSLDFFEMGMDSLQATRLRRMIQSALPGTSSVLPPDFCFRHSSVAKLCNAIVNIDSVQDSSEEARVEEMHAMVDKCIRELRTFEALATVTRNQCCEGRGKFVLLTGSTGSLGCLLLEKLSADPTVRKLFCLNRPRRGGSRAHQIYALKKRGVIIRPEHWEKVIFLQGRTGADKFGLSDTNYSQLLEVTHIIHNAWPVDFNRTLSSFEPHIRTILNLVKLCLQSTTLGTLNPKRILFASSIAVVGNYPLLVEPGAVDIPETALDARATDGFGYPEAKWVCEKVLEGANEMYGSVVRTSSVRIGQMTGPEGSGAWNETEHFPMMCRSSQVVGALPVIDGSLSWMPVNRAAVVICELLFCQRFQPFYHLENPSRQSWEGIIEHLSKALIPSDNNGDPSTSTGTLPVIPFPEWVERVRSFGGDPTQNAALKIMDFIQRDFVRMAGGSVILNTNGARKDSPTMVRSTAVERRHVEEYCGYWRSVGVLK